Genomic segment of Myxococcales bacterium:
AAGGGGATGGGGCCGTCTTGAAGCCAGCGTTTGATCCTCCTCAGATCGGCACAGATGGTATCCTAACGACTTTGACTCCGTGCGGAGGTAAGTGTGTCCCGTCGATCCATTCTTCCCCCACTCACCGTGGGAATCGTCCTGATGCTCCTGCTGCTCGCCCTGGCGGTGGGCTGGCAGGTCATGTTGTGGAGCGGCATCGACCCGGTCGGGCCGAGATTCGACCGGCGAGATTGGCTGTTCCTCATCTTCGGAACCTTGTTCTTTCTGCTTGTCATGATCGGGCTCGCGGGCCTTTGCACCTGGTTGCTCCAGGAAATGCGCAGCAATCAGCGTCAACGGGCTTTTCTCGACGCGGTAACCCACGAGATGAAAACACCAATGGCTTCGTTTCGTCTCTACCTCGACACCCTCAAGCGACACGACCCTCCGGTCGAGCAGCGCAGAGAATTCATCGATCGCATGAGCGACGATCTCGACCGACTCGACCGCACGATCGCCCAGGTGCTGGACGCCGCTCGGGCGGAGGAGCAGGGCCGCAATCCGATTCGCGAACGCATTGATCTGACACAGCTGCTGAATTCCTGTATCGGAGAAGT
This window contains:
- a CDS encoding HAMP domain-containing histidine kinase, with product MSRRSILPPLTVGIVLMLLLLALAVGWQVMLWSGIDPVGPRFDRRDWLFLIFGTLFFLLVMIGLAGLCTWLLQEMRSNQRQRAFLDAVTHEMKTPMASFRLYLDTLKRHDPPVEQRREFIDRMSDDLDRLDRTIAQVLDAARAEEQGRNPIRERIDLTQLLNSCIGEVRSRHRLAPDAVDLHAVQIPTVRGDSSELELIFNNLLENAVKYSDNPVEVRVKVEALRDDRVRVEIADSGIGIPPQELRKIFKRFYRVGRDVQRTVAGLGLGLFVVRSLVRKQGGRVVALSEGAGRGSRFVVTLRTAPLQTQ